A DNA window from SAR86 cluster bacterium contains the following coding sequences:
- the rimI gene encoding ribosomal protein S18-alanine N-acetyltransferase, whose protein sequence is MINKDKKEISYRYVTSEDLPFLIEVEESSNPHPWTKGNFEDCLERNHYCLLQLYNDKPTGFAIQSIALDEAHLLNIGISEEYRRIGLGGDLLDQILFASKAMGCLRIILEVRKSNIGAISLYESQGFKNLSLRKDYYKLGPKREDAIIMTKKLKKTWKNYLID, encoded by the coding sequence ATGATAAATAAGGATAAAAAAGAAATATCCTATAGATATGTAACTTCTGAAGATCTTCCTTTCTTAATAGAGGTAGAAGAGAGTTCAAACCCACATCCATGGACCAAAGGAAATTTTGAAGATTGTCTAGAAAGGAATCATTATTGTTTATTGCAACTCTATAATGACAAACCTACAGGTTTTGCTATTCAGTCTATTGCTCTAGATGAAGCTCATCTTTTGAATATAGGGATAAGTGAAGAGTATAGAAGAATAGGTCTAGGTGGAGATCTTTTAGATCAAATCTTATTTGCCTCGAAAGCGATGGGTTGCTTGAGAATCATATTAGAGGTCAGAAAATCAAATATAGGGGCAATATCATTATATGAATCACAGGGGTTTAAAAACCTTTCTCTAAGAAAAGATTATTACAAATTAGGTCCAAAAAGAGAAGACGCAATCATAATGACCAAAAAGCTAAAAAAAACTTGGAAAAACTATTTAATAGACTAG
- a CDS encoding MFS transporter, with the protein MTPKSKIKGNIIAAYGGLALPLAMIGYPIAIWLIPFYSEVTKFPLALLADILLFARFTDVITDPVIGHLSDSTNTPFGRRKPWILLGLPLMMISVYFLFSPLENLSIYYFLIFIVLMYLGSTLIGISYNAWGAEISPVYHERSRITAGREVFTLIGLLLSALIPLAVEVSGAGVTIYEGMTRMISAVFFFKDFNIGYDLRNILHFMGLGIVISLPIFAFIALIRVKDPMPNIENRTSLKEGLKIALKNTLVVKIILITFLVIAGESFRNTLSLWFMRDVIGVETIGAAYARYFISGLIAIPFWLWLGKKIGKHKAFSITLITTALISFLNFFLDNGDFVFFHFLFLLKGACFGGLQFLPISMLADVIDTDSLKSGEKRAGNIFALNGMILKIAAMLAIWAAVRLVDFFGFNPGVINTQEELLGLRILYTMGPSIFFLPALYLSWSFPLTKGKHEEIRKELSNQKT; encoded by the coding sequence ATGACTCCCAAAAGTAAAATAAAAGGGAATATCATAGCCGCTTATGGCGGATTAGCACTTCCACTAGCAATGATAGGCTACCCAATTGCGATATGGCTGATACCTTTTTACTCAGAAGTAACTAAATTCCCCCTAGCTTTACTTGCTGATATTTTATTATTTGCAAGATTCACTGACGTAATTACAGATCCTGTTATTGGACACTTATCTGATTCTACTAATACTCCCTTTGGCAGAAGAAAACCATGGATTTTATTAGGCTTACCCTTAATGATGATTTCGGTATATTTTTTATTTTCTCCTCTAGAAAATTTAAGTATCTATTATTTTCTAATTTTCATTGTTTTAATGTATTTAGGATCTACTCTCATTGGGATATCTTACAACGCATGGGGAGCTGAAATTTCTCCTGTATATCATGAGAGATCAAGAATAACTGCAGGGCGAGAAGTATTCACTCTTATTGGACTTTTGCTTTCTGCCCTAATTCCATTAGCAGTAGAGGTATCTGGAGCAGGTGTAACTATCTATGAAGGAATGACAAGAATGATAAGTGCTGTTTTCTTTTTTAAGGATTTTAATATTGGATATGATCTAAGGAATATTCTTCATTTCATGGGCTTGGGTATAGTTATATCCTTACCAATATTTGCATTCATCGCTTTAATTAGAGTTAAAGATCCAATGCCTAATATAGAAAATAGAACTTCATTGAAAGAAGGGCTAAAGATAGCTTTAAAAAATACTTTAGTTGTAAAGATTATCCTCATTACGTTCTTAGTAATAGCTGGTGAAAGCTTTAGAAACACATTATCTCTATGGTTTATGCGGGATGTGATAGGTGTTGAAACTATAGGGGCAGCCTATGCACGTTATTTCATCTCTGGATTAATTGCTATACCTTTCTGGCTTTGGTTAGGTAAGAAAATTGGAAAGCATAAAGCCTTTTCAATAACATTAATAACAACAGCATTGATAAGCTTCCTTAATTTCTTTTTAGATAATGGGGACTTTGTCTTTTTTCACTTCTTATTTCTTTTAAAGGGAGCATGTTTCGGAGGACTGCAATTCCTGCCTATTTCTATGTTAGCAGATGTAATAGATACTGATTCATTGAAATCAGGAGAAAAAAGAGCTGGAAATATCTTTGCTTTAAATGGAATGATTTTAAAAATTGCTGCCATGCTAGCTATTTGGGCTGCAGTAAGACTAGTAGATTTTTTTGGGTTTAACCCTGGAGTCATAAATACCCAAGAAGAACTGTTAGGACTTAGAATACTTTACACTATGGGGCCCAGCATCTTCTTTTTACCAGCTTTATATCTGAGTTGGTCGTTCCCATTAACAAAAGGAAAACATGAAGAGATAAGAAAAGAACTTTCTAATCAGAAAACTTAG
- a CDS encoding HupE/UreJ family protein: MSLRFLLFISIVFLSLNLSSHQRSESFSKWSITQSELDKSQVITATFTVKLTVLAKMYPDLLGDWESRIIKEVLEGFVLPSNCISSKDIESFISNQNGSFNISWHYSCEEPITEIDNNTFFDQDLSHSHIARFTLDSMELPEILFTASSRHTSLKMENDKSFQGTSFLDYLLLGLQHISSGFDHLAFLIGLILLNRRLKSLFIAVTGFTIGHSLTLVLGVLGFVTPMTNWVEAVIGFSIALIALELILKETGQTYFYLKCLSIFWGILFLLIFSLNINISLMGLIGLSIFSLTYLYLVTIEKVRLSLFITTLFGLVHGFGFGGYLSQVGFQESRFLNALLGFNLGVELGQLLIIGFILFISFIFNKKIMNLPSSFRPYMGCLLVGVGTFWFLERSF; the protein is encoded by the coding sequence GTGAGTTTAAGATTTCTTTTATTTATTTCAATAGTTTTTCTTTCACTTAATTTGTCATCTCATCAAAGAAGTGAATCCTTTTCTAAGTGGTCTATAACTCAGTCTGAATTGGATAAGTCTCAGGTTATAACTGCTACTTTCACAGTAAAATTAACAGTTTTAGCAAAGATGTATCCTGATCTTCTAGGGGATTGGGAGTCTAGAATAATTAAAGAGGTGTTAGAAGGGTTTGTTTTACCAAGCAATTGTATTTCAAGTAAAGATATTGAATCTTTTATATCGAATCAAAATGGGTCTTTTAATATTTCTTGGCACTATTCTTGTGAAGAGCCAATTACTGAGATAGATAATAATACTTTTTTTGATCAAGATTTATCCCATTCGCATATTGCAAGATTTACTTTAGATTCAATGGAGTTACCAGAAATATTATTTACAGCTTCTTCTCGGCATACTTCTCTTAAGATGGAGAATGATAAGAGTTTTCAAGGAACTTCTTTCTTAGATTATTTATTATTGGGCTTACAACACATTTCTTCAGGCTTTGATCATTTAGCTTTTTTAATAGGTTTAATTTTATTAAATAGAAGACTTAAAAGTTTATTTATTGCTGTAACAGGATTCACTATAGGTCATAGTTTAACTCTAGTTCTAGGAGTTTTAGGATTTGTAACACCTATGACTAATTGGGTAGAGGCTGTTATAGGCTTTTCTATAGCCCTTATTGCGCTGGAGTTGATTTTGAAAGAAACAGGTCAAACATATTTTTATCTGAAATGTCTAAGTATTTTTTGGGGGATATTATTTTTATTAATTTTCTCATTAAATATAAATATATCTTTAATGGGGCTTATTGGTTTAAGTATCTTTTCTTTAACTTATTTATATCTTGTAACAATTGAGAAAGTAAGACTATCTTTATTTATAACTACATTATTTGGCCTAGTTCATGGTTTTGGTTTTGGTGGTTATTTGTCTCAAGTGGGTTTTCAAGAGAGTAGGTTTTTAAATGCCCTTTTAGGGTTTAATTTAGGAGTAGAATTAGGGCAATTATTGATTATAGGATTTATTTTATTTATAAGTTTCATATTTAATAAAAAAATAATGAATCTTCCTTCGTCATTTAGACCTTATATGGGGTGTTTATTAGTTGGTGTAGGAACTTTCTGGTTTCTAGAAAGAAGCTTTTAG
- a CDS encoding GNAT family N-acetyltransferase, with protein MKKEEINWVWKEFKALTADELYSILKLRIEVFSVEQECIYQDLDGIDNLSFHLMGLDNSDELVAYLRLISPDVKFKEPSIARVVTSLKANFRGMGLGKLLVEKGIKKSMELYPNQGNRIGAQKRLVGFYEYFGFKISGSAYLEDGIPHINMVLD; from the coding sequence TTGAAAAAAGAAGAAATAAATTGGGTATGGAAGGAATTCAAAGCATTAACAGCAGATGAGTTGTATTCTATTTTAAAATTAAGAATAGAAGTATTTAGCGTAGAGCAAGAATGTATTTATCAAGATTTAGATGGTATTGATAATTTAAGTTTTCATTTGATGGGTTTAGATAATTCTGATGAGTTGGTAGCTTACCTTAGATTAATCTCTCCTGACGTCAAATTTAAAGAACCTTCAATAGCTAGAGTAGTCACATCTTTAAAAGCTAATTTCAGAGGAATGGGTCTTGGAAAGTTATTAGTAGAAAAAGGCATTAAGAAATCAATGGAACTTTATCCAAATCAAGGAAATAGAATTGGTGCCCAGAAAAGGTTGGTAGGTTTTTACGAATATTTTGGATTCAAAATCTCTGGATCTGCTTATTTAGAGGATGGAATACCTCACATCAATATGGTTTTAGATTGA
- a CDS encoding valine--tRNA ligase yields the protein MEKNFNPHLVESSWYKRWEEDGHFKANPQSKKKPFTIMIPPPNVTGTLHMGHGFQNSLIDTLVRYKRMDGYDVLWQVGTDHAGIATQLIVERQLELKGIKKEDLGREKFIKEVWKWKNTSGNIITQQLRRLGASVDWSREVFTMDRSMSESVQKVFIDLHEKDLIYRGERLINWDTSLQTAVSDLEVDSVEEAGYLWTIKYLLSKGGDLHVATTRPETMFGDVAIAVHPKDKRYNKYIGERVLIPILNKEIPIISDDYVDKEFGTGCLKITPGHDFNDYEVGKRHNLSPINILNKDGTLNNTVPKEYQDLKILEARKKIISDLKKSNHIVEIKDHKLIIPRGERSGSVLEPMLTKQWFLNAKKLSIKAKSVVRQNKTKFIPKNWENTYFAWMDNIQDWCISRQLWWGHRIPAWYDSKGNVYVGKNEKEVRKKYKIGNKLALERDQDVLDTWFSSSLWTFSTLGWPKSNLLLKRYHPTNVLVTGFDIIFFWVARMIMMTTYFLKEVPFQEIIIHGLVRDSEGQKMSKSKGNIIDPLDVIDGIELDSLLEKSTKSLLQPKMKDGVIKNLTKKFPNGIKVNGTDSLRLTFCSLASGSRDVNFDLERVEGYRNFCNKLWNGARFLNLKLEDFNRLPKPNSSDKIDLWMETKLRETTKRVRKAFDTYRFDLATQYIYEFIWNDFCDWYLEFIKIKLKDKSYSEHNKKITLSFAFSILEKTLRLAHPLMPFITEEIWNQIRPIHKSKLKSIMISPYPKETKKENLKISKDIEWLKEVISGIRNIRGELRIKPSLKINCLLQNGTKRDQNLIKEFEKFIISLTGLKNLTWISIKGTAPASSVKVMGKMKILIPLEGIIDPSEEIERLSKLINKLNTESGMLSAKLKNKKFIENAPKELVLKEKNRFNQLDNESAELELKLLELRNSI from the coding sequence ATGGAAAAAAACTTTAACCCTCATTTGGTTGAGTCTTCTTGGTATAAAAGGTGGGAAGAAGATGGACACTTTAAAGCTAATCCACAAAGTAAGAAAAAACCTTTCACTATAATGATTCCCCCTCCTAACGTGACTGGCACCTTGCATATGGGGCATGGTTTCCAGAATAGTCTAATTGACACCTTAGTTAGATATAAACGAATGGATGGATATGATGTTCTATGGCAAGTAGGAACAGATCATGCAGGTATAGCTACTCAATTGATAGTTGAAAGACAACTAGAACTAAAAGGTATCAAAAAGGAAGATTTAGGTAGGGAAAAGTTTATAAAAGAAGTATGGAAATGGAAGAATACTTCTGGAAATATTATTACGCAACAACTTAGGAGATTAGGGGCCTCTGTAGATTGGTCTAGAGAAGTATTTACTATGGATAGGAGTATGTCTGAGAGCGTCCAAAAGGTTTTCATAGACTTGCATGAAAAAGACTTAATTTATAGAGGTGAAAGACTTATAAATTGGGACACTTCTCTACAAACAGCTGTTTCTGATCTTGAAGTTGATTCCGTTGAGGAGGCAGGATATTTATGGACAATAAAATATCTACTTTCAAAAGGAGGAGACTTGCATGTTGCTACCACTAGGCCAGAGACCATGTTTGGAGATGTTGCAATTGCAGTTCATCCTAAAGATAAGAGATATAATAAATATATTGGTGAAAGAGTATTAATTCCAATACTAAATAAAGAGATACCTATAATTTCAGATGATTATGTAGATAAAGAATTTGGAACAGGATGTTTAAAAATTACACCTGGACATGATTTTAATGATTATGAAGTAGGTAAAAGGCATAACTTATCCCCTATAAACATACTCAATAAAGATGGAACTCTAAATAACACCGTCCCAAAAGAATATCAAGATCTAAAAATATTAGAAGCTAGGAAGAAAATTATTTCTGACTTAAAAAAATCTAATCACATAGTTGAAATAAAAGACCATAAACTCATAATTCCTAGAGGAGAGAGGAGTGGGTCTGTTCTAGAACCAATGTTAACTAAACAGTGGTTTCTTAATGCTAAAAAACTATCCATAAAAGCCAAATCTGTAGTTAGACAAAATAAAACAAAGTTCATACCTAAAAACTGGGAAAATACTTATTTTGCTTGGATGGATAATATTCAAGATTGGTGCATAAGTAGGCAACTTTGGTGGGGTCATAGAATACCTGCTTGGTACGACTCGAAAGGTAATGTTTATGTTGGAAAGAATGAGAAAGAAGTTAGAAAAAAATATAAAATTGGAAATAAACTTGCCTTGGAAAGAGATCAGGATGTTTTAGATACTTGGTTTTCATCCTCATTATGGACTTTCTCCACTCTAGGTTGGCCTAAAAGTAACCTTCTGCTCAAAAGATATCATCCTACAAATGTCTTAGTAACCGGCTTTGATATCATCTTCTTTTGGGTAGCAAGAATGATTATGATGACTACTTACTTCTTGAAAGAAGTTCCTTTTCAGGAAATCATAATCCATGGTCTAGTAAGAGACTCTGAAGGGCAAAAAATGTCAAAATCTAAGGGAAATATTATAGACCCCCTCGATGTCATTGATGGAATAGAATTAGATTCTCTTTTAGAAAAAAGCACTAAATCTTTATTGCAGCCAAAGATGAAAGATGGGGTAATAAAAAATTTAACTAAGAAATTTCCCAATGGGATTAAAGTTAATGGGACGGACTCACTTCGTCTCACTTTTTGCTCTCTTGCTTCAGGAAGTAGAGATGTTAACTTTGACTTAGAGAGAGTTGAAGGATATAGAAACTTTTGTAATAAACTTTGGAATGGAGCTCGGTTTCTCAATCTAAAGTTAGAAGACTTCAATCGACTACCGAAGCCTAATTCATCGGATAAAATTGATCTGTGGATGGAAACTAAGTTAAGAGAAACTACAAAAAGAGTTAGAAAAGCATTTGATACTTATCGTTTTGATCTAGCTACACAATATATATATGAATTTATTTGGAATGATTTTTGTGATTGGTATTTAGAATTCATAAAAATTAAATTAAAAGATAAGTCTTATTCTGAACACAATAAAAAAATAACGCTAAGCTTTGCTTTTAGTATCTTAGAAAAAACTCTTAGATTGGCTCATCCTTTGATGCCATTTATAACAGAAGAAATATGGAATCAAATAAGGCCTATACACAAAAGTAAACTAAAGAGCATTATGATAAGCCCTTATCCAAAAGAAACAAAAAAAGAGAACTTAAAGATATCAAAGGACATAGAGTGGCTAAAAGAGGTTATCTCTGGGATTAGAAATATAAGAGGCGAACTTAGAATTAAACCATCTCTAAAGATAAATTGTTTACTCCAAAATGGTACAAAAAGAGATCAAAATTTAATAAAAGAATTTGAGAAATTTATTATTTCTCTAACGGGACTGAAAAACTTAACCTGGATTTCTATTAAAGGAACTGCACCTGCTTCCTCAGTTAAAGTGATGGGAAAAATGAAGATACTAATCCCGCTTGAGGGAATAATTGATCCATCAGAGGAAATAGAACGACTTTCTAAATTAATAAACAAACTTAATACTGAAAGTGGGATGTTAAGTGCTAAACTGAAAAACAAGAAGTTTATTGAGAACGCTCCAAAAGAATTGGTCTTAAAAGAAAAAAATAGATTCAATCAATTAGACAATGAATCAGCAGAACTAGAATTGAAACTCCTAGAGTTAAGAAATTCTATTTAA
- a CDS encoding glutathione peroxidase — MTDQENIYNFSCLNNKGEEKLLSEFSGEVLLIVNTASKCGFTPQYAGLEKLFQKYKEKGFQILAFPCNQFGGQEPGNDQEIEDFCSLNFNTSFPLFSKIEVNGDNAHPLFKYLTSSMPGILGTESVKWNFTKFLINKDGIPVERFAPNTSPEKIDMEIKSLLN; from the coding sequence ATGACAGATCAAGAAAATATATACAACTTTTCGTGTTTAAATAACAAAGGTGAAGAAAAACTTTTGTCTGAGTTTAGTGGCGAAGTCCTTCTTATTGTTAATACAGCGAGCAAATGTGGCTTTACCCCTCAGTATGCTGGCTTAGAAAAACTATTCCAAAAATACAAAGAAAAGGGATTCCAAATCCTAGCTTTCCCTTGTAATCAATTTGGTGGCCAGGAACCGGGAAATGATCAAGAAATAGAAGATTTCTGTTCTTTAAATTTTAATACAAGTTTTCCACTTTTTTCTAAAATAGAAGTTAATGGGGATAATGCACACCCCCTGTTCAAATATCTAACTTCAAGCATGCCAGGAATTCTTGGGACAGAGTCTGTTAAATGGAACTTTACTAAGTTCCTTATAAACAAAGATGGAATTCCTGTAGAAAGGTTTGCTCCAAATACTTCTCCTGAAAAAATAGATATGGAAATTAAATCTTTATTGAATTAA
- a CDS encoding NADP(H)-dependent aldo-keto reductase: MEYRKLSDTGLEVSSICLGTMTWGEQNTEKEAHLQMDYSLDNGINFFDSAELYPIPPKPETQGLTEKYIGSWLKKRGNRDKIILATKVVGRTDLNWFRNGPNQLDKICIEEAVNSSLERLGTDYIDLYQLHWPDRPINLFGGLSYKHIDFDNAIHPTETLRALGDLVTQGKIRHIGLSNETPWGLASFLKSADEFSLPRVVSVQNVYNLLSRVYENGLSEFSYRDNVGLLAYSPLAQGYLSGKYQNGARPAGARTTLFERGDRYETTHAERIIQDYLDLASDSNIDPVTMSLAFVNHQSFVTSNIIGATNLDQLKIAIDSHEVSLSKEIIKKINDIHLSCPNPCP, from the coding sequence ATGGAATATAGAAAATTAAGTGATACAGGACTTGAAGTAAGTTCAATTTGTTTAGGAACTATGACTTGGGGCGAGCAAAATACTGAAAAAGAAGCACATCTTCAGATGGATTATTCTTTAGATAATGGGATAAATTTTTTTGATTCAGCAGAACTATATCCCATTCCTCCAAAACCTGAAACTCAGGGTTTAACTGAGAAATATATAGGCTCTTGGTTAAAAAAGAGAGGTAATCGAGATAAGATAATTCTTGCAACAAAGGTAGTGGGAAGGACTGATCTAAATTGGTTTAGAAATGGCCCTAATCAATTAGATAAGATTTGCATTGAAGAGGCAGTAAATAGCAGCCTTGAGAGGCTAGGCACTGATTATATTGATCTCTACCAACTTCATTGGCCTGATAGGCCTATAAACCTTTTTGGAGGGCTGAGTTACAAGCATATAGATTTCGATAATGCGATCCATCCTACAGAGACATTAAGAGCCTTAGGTGATCTAGTAACTCAAGGTAAAATAAGGCACATAGGTTTATCAAATGAAACTCCTTGGGGGTTAGCATCATTTTTGAAATCAGCAGATGAATTCTCTTTGCCTAGAGTGGTTTCTGTTCAGAATGTTTATAATTTATTAAGCCGAGTATATGAAAATGGTTTATCTGAGTTTTCTTATAGAGATAATGTTGGCTTACTTGCTTATTCTCCGCTTGCTCAAGGTTATCTTAGTGGCAAATATCAAAATGGTGCTAGACCCGCAGGTGCAAGAACTACCCTATTTGAAAGAGGAGATAGGTATGAAACAACCCATGCTGAAAGAATAATTCAAGACTACTTAGACTTGGCCTCAGATTCAAATATAGATCCTGTAACAATGTCCCTCGCTTTTGTTAATCATCAATCTTTTGTTACATCAAATATTATAGGAGCAACAAATTTAGACCAGTTAAAAATAGCCATAGATAGTCATGAAGTTTCGTTATCCAAAGAAATTATAAAAAAGATTAATGATATTCATTTAAGTTGTCCTAACCCTTGCCCTTAA
- a CDS encoding cold shock domain-containing protein produces MLFRSFITSGLLALIFTGVIFFSSIMGIKKEILLVWPNFFIISWLIALLSIGGFFYGRKLKRTWKKETGTIKWFDPSKGYGFLIRDKGGDLFVHFKSVNEKDRRKLKEDTRVKFSVETKEKGPQAENIEIIE; encoded by the coding sequence ATGTTATTTCGTTCCTTTATTACAAGTGGTTTGTTAGCTCTTATTTTTACTGGAGTTATCTTCTTTTCTTCAATTATGGGCATAAAAAAAGAAATTCTCCTTGTATGGCCAAATTTTTTCATTATATCTTGGTTGATAGCTCTTTTATCAATAGGTGGATTCTTTTATGGCAGGAAACTTAAGAGAACATGGAAGAAAGAAACCGGTACGATTAAATGGTTTGACCCTAGTAAAGGTTATGGATTTTTAATAAGAGATAAAGGTGGAGACTTATTTGTTCATTTCAAATCTGTAAATGAAAAAGATAGAAGAAAATTAAAAGAAGATACTAGGGTAAAGTTCTCAGTGGAGACAAAGGAAAAAGGTCCTCAGGCAGAAAATATAGAGATTATTGAATAA
- the leuA gene encoding 2-isopropylmalate synthase, whose amino-acid sequence MTKFINKSSNKYKPFKPIDLKKRMWPNNSIGKSPTWCSVDLRDGNQSLIEPMGLEKKLRMFNLLLNIGFKEIEVGFPSASQTDFDFVRKIIDEKLIPKDVTIQVLTQARKELIKRTFESLEGSDNAIIHFYNSTSALQRRVVFNSDKKGIIKIATEGAELVKKIASLNNSTNWSFEYSPESFTGTELPFALEVCNKVNEILEPTEDKKSIINLPATVELSSPNIYADQIEWMCQNIKNREKVIISLHPHNDRGCAVAATELGVMAGADRIEGTLFGNGERTGNVDLVTLALNMLTQGVDPHLNLSNINSIMREVEYCNQLPVHPRHPYAGDLVFTAFSGSHQDAIKKGLSAIRNSNEPVWEVPYLPIDPEDVGRTYEAVIRINSQSGKGGVAYLLEKDHGLSMPRRLQIEFSQHIQKIADKSGKEVLPEIIWDSFQENYLSNKNLYSFIEHQISSSSLDGKQLDELVVKLEKNKETLEIQGSGNGPIDAFIQGLNKKMEVELKVSDYHQHAISSGADAKAVAYVELFKDGYSAWGVGINSNTVIASLEAVISGLNRL is encoded by the coding sequence ATGACAAAATTTATTAATAAATCCTCAAATAAATATAAGCCTTTTAAGCCAATTGATCTTAAAAAAAGAATGTGGCCAAATAATTCTATTGGTAAAAGCCCTACGTGGTGCAGTGTCGATTTAAGGGATGGGAACCAATCTCTAATAGAGCCAATGGGTCTCGAAAAGAAACTTAGAATGTTTAATTTGCTATTAAACATTGGATTTAAAGAAATTGAAGTAGGCTTTCCTTCGGCATCTCAAACAGATTTTGACTTTGTAAGAAAAATTATTGATGAGAAATTGATACCTAAAGATGTAACCATACAAGTTTTAACACAAGCAAGAAAAGAGCTTATCAAAAGAACTTTTGAGTCTCTGGAAGGCTCAGATAATGCAATTATCCATTTTTATAATTCTACATCTGCCCTTCAAAGAAGGGTCGTCTTTAATTCAGATAAAAAAGGGATTATAAAAATAGCCACCGAAGGTGCTGAGTTAGTAAAAAAGATCGCTTCTCTAAATAATTCTACAAATTGGTCATTTGAATATAGTCCTGAAAGTTTTACTGGCACTGAGCTCCCATTTGCTTTAGAAGTATGTAATAAAGTAAATGAGATCTTAGAACCAACTGAAGATAAGAAATCAATTATTAATCTTCCAGCAACTGTTGAATTATCTTCTCCTAATATTTATGCAGATCAAATAGAGTGGATGTGCCAAAATATCAAAAATAGAGAAAAGGTAATAATTAGCTTACATCCTCATAATGATAGAGGTTGCGCAGTAGCAGCTACAGAATTAGGGGTCATGGCAGGTGCAGACAGAATAGAAGGAACTTTATTCGGAAATGGAGAAAGAACTGGTAATGTCGACCTAGTGACTTTAGCGCTGAATATGTTAACCCAAGGAGTTGATCCTCATCTGAACCTTTCAAATATCAATAGCATCATGAGAGAAGTTGAATATTGCAATCAACTACCAGTTCATCCTAGACATCCATATGCAGGAGACTTAGTCTTCACTGCCTTTTCAGGATCACACCAAGATGCAATAAAAAAAGGATTAAGTGCAATAAGAAACTCTAATGAACCAGTATGGGAGGTTCCTTATTTACCAATAGATCCAGAAGATGTTGGTAGAACTTATGAAGCCGTAATTAGAATCAACAGTCAATCCGGGAAAGGAGGAGTGGCATATCTTTTAGAAAAAGATCATGGTCTTAGTATGCCTAGGAGGCTTCAAATTGAATTTAGTCAGCATATTCAAAAAATAGCTGATAAATCAGGAAAAGAAGTATTACCTGAAATTATATGGGATTCTTTCCAAGAAAATTACTTATCAAATAAGAATTTATATTCTTTTATAGAGCATCAAATTAGTTCTTCGTCTTTAGATGGCAAACAACTTGATGAACTAGTTGTAAAACTTGAAAAGAATAAGGAGACTTTAGAAATTCAAGGCTCAGGGAATGGTCCTATTGATGCTTTTATTCAAGGCTTAAATAAGAAAATGGAAGTAGAACTCAAAGTTTCAGATTACCATCAACATGCCATAAGCTCTGGAGCTGATGCAAAAGCTGTAGCATATGTAGAATTATTTAAAGATGGGTATAGTGCCTGGGGAGTTGGTATAAATTCTAATACTGTTATCGCCAGCTTAGAAGCTGTCATTAGCGGATTAAATAGACTCTGA
- a CDS encoding peptidyl-prolyl cis-trans isomerase: MKKKSVNSFLLIIMFLSIFFVAYSLIKETNFTNDNWVAKVNDIPISKAKYLLQMEGLSKDKSNSLTKDDKLYVLERMIEEELLIRRAVDLGLLSNNTVIRGTIIQQIINSIISDNALIPIKENELKEFFDENKDFFRSSDKLRVRQLYFRGNTNESLIKADKAFFELQRGKSFEEVSLNADQATLQIPDVLMTLAKVREYIGPSLMKLAKSLKPGEFTSPKKVSNGYRIIYLVDKQDSPFPTFEVSRDQIKAEFMKRRDDNSLRSYIDNLKKWYDIKRKGVEG, encoded by the coding sequence ATGAAAAAAAAATCAGTTAATTCTTTTTTGTTGATTATTATGTTTTTAAGCATTTTTTTTGTAGCTTATTCCTTAATAAAAGAAACTAATTTCACTAATGATAATTGGGTCGCAAAAGTAAATGATATTCCTATTAGTAAAGCTAAATATTTACTTCAAATGGAAGGTCTAAGTAAAGACAAATCAAATAGCCTTACTAAGGATGATAAGTTATATGTTTTGGAAAGGATGATAGAAGAGGAACTGCTAATAAGAAGAGCAGTTGATTTAGGTTTATTGAGTAATAATACTGTCATTAGAGGTACCATAATCCAGCAGATTATTAATTCAATAATATCTGATAATGCCTTAATACCGATTAAAGAAAATGAACTCAAAGAGTTCTTCGATGAAAACAAAGATTTTTTTAGGAGTTCTGATAAATTAAGAGTAAGGCAATTATATTTCAGAGGAAATACAAATGAGTCATTGATTAAAGCGGATAAAGCATTTTTTGAACTCCAAAGAGGTAAATCTTTCGAGGAGGTTTCTTTAAATGCTGATCAGGCAACATTACAGATTCCAGATGTGTTGATGACTTTAGCCAAGGTAAGAGAGTACATAGGGCCTTCTTTGATGAAGTTAGCAAAATCTCTTAAGCCCGGAGAATTTACATCTCCAAAAAAAGTTTCAAATGGTTATAGAATTATCTACTTAGTAGATAAACAGGATTCTCCTTTTCCAACTTTTGAGGTATCTAGAGATCAAATAAAAGCGGAATTTATGAAACGTAGAGATGATAATTCTTTGAGATCTTATATAGATAATTTAAAAAAATGGTATGACATAAAAAGGAAAGGAGTTGAAGGTTAG